The following are encoded in a window of Actinomyces oris genomic DNA:
- the truB gene encoding tRNA pseudouridine(55) synthase TruB translates to MKASERAEPMGRTGRARRRPDVPRGAVTAADGILVVDKPQGLTSHDVVGATRRLAATRKVGHAGTLDPMATGLLLLGIGRATRFLTYLVGADKTYEATVRLGAETTTEDADGQIVAARGCRIEDVPEARLQEALTTLTGPIQQVPSAVSAIKVDGVRAYQRVRDGQDVELQARPVTIHELRLTAEPRKAIVEADGALSDGPDAAEAVDIDILVSCSSGTYVRALARDLGRALGCGAHLTALRRTAVGPFDIDEAHTLADLSAQVETDASSPEPHGVTTLPLEEVARRCFEQLTLTEGEARALRYGQPLDAEVLERAEAPEGRRLQVSAKTAEQRVVAGFAPGGRLVALLRHQGPRARPVLVLDPA, encoded by the coding sequence GTGAAGGCCTCCGAGCGGGCCGAGCCCATGGGGCGGACCGGCCGCGCACGTCGTCGCCCCGACGTCCCCCGCGGCGCGGTCACCGCTGCCGACGGGATCCTCGTGGTGGACAAGCCCCAAGGGCTGACCAGCCACGACGTCGTCGGCGCCACCCGCCGCCTGGCCGCTACCCGCAAGGTGGGGCACGCCGGTACCCTCGACCCCATGGCCACCGGCCTGCTGCTGCTGGGCATCGGGCGCGCCACCCGCTTCCTCACCTACCTGGTGGGAGCCGACAAGACCTACGAGGCCACCGTTCGCCTGGGGGCAGAGACCACGACGGAGGACGCCGACGGGCAGATCGTCGCAGCCCGCGGCTGCCGGATCGAGGACGTACCCGAGGCTCGCCTCCAGGAGGCGCTCACAACCCTGACCGGGCCGATCCAGCAGGTGCCCAGTGCGGTCTCCGCCATCAAGGTCGACGGTGTGCGAGCCTACCAACGCGTCCGTGACGGGCAGGACGTCGAGCTGCAGGCCAGGCCCGTGACCATCCACGAGCTGCGCCTGACCGCAGAGCCCCGGAAGGCGATCGTCGAAGCCGACGGTGCCCTCAGCGACGGCCCGGACGCAGCGGAGGCCGTCGACATCGACATCCTCGTCTCCTGCTCGTCGGGCACCTACGTGCGCGCCCTGGCCCGGGATCTGGGCCGGGCGCTGGGCTGCGGGGCTCATCTGACTGCGCTGCGGCGCACCGCAGTGGGCCCCTTCGACATCGATGAGGCTCACACCCTGGCGGACCTGTCCGCCCAGGTCGAGACCGACGCCTCCAGCCCTGAGCCTCACGGGGTCACCACGCTCCCGCTGGAGGAGGTCGCCCGGCGCTGCTTCGAGCAGCTGACTCTGACCGAGGGCGAGGCACGCGCACTGCGCTACGGCCAGCCCCTTGACGCCGAGGTCCTGGAGAGGGCCGAGGCACCCGAGGGCCGTCGGCTGCAGGTCTCTGCGAAGACGGCCGAGCAGCGCGTCGTCGCCGGATTCGCCCCCGGTGGGCGCCTCGTGGCACTGTTGAGGCACCAGGGCCCACGTGCGCGCCCGGTACTGGTCCTGGACCCTGCCTGA
- the infB gene encoding translation initiation factor IF-2 — translation MAKPRVHELAKELDPTGKKVTSKVILAWLKDQGEFVKAASSAVEPPVARRVREHFAAQVQEAPADTQADKPAKTASQAPKPSKSAPKPGAQAAKPGPAGAQDQAPSPAVKPAAPKPSKSAPKPGAQAAKPSDGAQAPSAAKPAPQRGAAGEAPKAPKPGAGVPKPAAASGTPASGSRRSAPTPGPRPSAPRPGNNPFATSQGMPRQGGQTGRGGQRSGQSRSGAPRPGNNPFATSQGMPRPGGSGGPRPQGGPRPGGPRPQGGPRPQGAGRSGAPRPGGPRPNPGMMPGQSSIGRPGAPARGGAGGGGRGSRPGGGGRPGGGGRPGGGFGGPRGGRGGRGSTQGAFGRGGGAPRGRKSKRAKRQEFEQQSAPSIGGVIVPRGDGSTPVRVRQGATLTDLAEKINANPAALVTVLFHLGEMATATQSLDEDTFALLGAELGYNVQIVSPEDEDRELLESFDIDLDPDEDDANLVPRPPVVTVMGHVDHGKTKLLDAIRSTDVVAGEAGGITQSIGAYQVRVNLNDEERPITFIDTPGHEAFTAMRARGAEVTDIAILVVAADDGVMPQTVEALNHAQAANVQIVVAVNKIDKEGANPDKIRGQLTEYGLVPEEYGGDTMFVDISAKQRLHIDELLEAVLLTADAALDLRANPDTEARGVTIEAKLDKGRGAVSTILVERGTLRVGDPIVAGSAYGRVRAMFNEHGENLTEAGPARPALVLGLTNVPSAGDSFIVAPDDRTARQIADKREAAERAALLAKRRKRVSLENLTDVLKEGKVDTLNLILKGDSSGAVEALEDSLLKIDVGEEVALRVIHRGVGAITQNDVNLATVDSAVIIGFNVRPAERVSEIADREGVDMKFYSVIYNAIEDVEAAMKGMLKPVYEEVELGTAEIRQIFRSSKFGSIAGSIVRSGIIKRGAKARLVRDGVVINGELSIETLRREKDDVTEVREGYECGINLGFKDLAEGDVIETWEMREKPRD, via the coding sequence GTGGCTAAACCACGCGTTCATGAGCTTGCGAAAGAGCTCGACCCCACTGGCAAGAAGGTCACCTCGAAGGTGATCCTGGCCTGGCTCAAGGACCAGGGAGAGTTCGTCAAGGCGGCCTCCTCCGCTGTTGAGCCTCCCGTCGCTCGCCGGGTTCGCGAGCACTTTGCCGCCCAGGTGCAGGAGGCGCCGGCGGACACCCAGGCCGACAAGCCTGCCAAGACTGCCTCTCAGGCCCCCAAGCCCTCCAAGAGTGCCCCCAAGCCGGGAGCTCAGGCCGCCAAGCCCGGTCCCGCCGGGGCTCAGGACCAGGCCCCGAGCCCCGCCGTCAAGCCGGCCGCTCCCAAGCCCTCCAAGAGTGCCCCCAAGCCAGGTGCTCAGGCCGCCAAGCCGAGTGACGGAGCCCAGGCCCCGAGTGCCGCCAAGCCGGCGCCCCAGCGGGGAGCCGCGGGCGAGGCGCCCAAGGCCCCCAAGCCTGGAGCCGGAGTTCCCAAGCCTGCGGCCGCCTCCGGTACCCCGGCGTCCGGCTCGCGTCGCAGTGCTCCGACCCCGGGGCCTCGCCCCAGTGCTCCGCGTCCCGGCAACAACCCCTTCGCCACCTCCCAGGGCATGCCCCGTCAGGGCGGTCAGACAGGCCGAGGAGGCCAGCGTTCGGGCCAGTCGCGCTCGGGTGCTCCGCGTCCCGGCAACAACCCCTTCGCCACCTCCCAGGGCATGCCCCGTCCGGGTGGCTCCGGTGGTCCCCGTCCTCAGGGCGGTCCGCGTCCCGGTGGCCCCCGTCCTCAGGGCGGTCCACGGCCTCAGGGAGCCGGCCGCTCCGGTGCTCCGCGTCCGGGCGGTCCGCGTCCCAACCCGGGCATGATGCCCGGCCAGTCCTCCATCGGGCGCCCCGGTGCTCCCGCACGAGGGGGAGCGGGCGGCGGTGGCCGCGGCTCGCGCCCCGGCGGCGGCGGTCGTCCCGGTGGCGGCGGTCGTCCCGGCGGCGGCTTCGGCGGACCCCGCGGTGGCCGCGGTGGTCGCGGTTCCACCCAGGGCGCCTTCGGGCGCGGTGGCGGCGCCCCGCGGGGACGCAAGTCCAAGCGGGCCAAGCGCCAGGAGTTCGAGCAGCAGAGTGCGCCGTCGATCGGCGGTGTCATCGTCCCTCGCGGCGACGGCTCCACCCCGGTGCGCGTGCGCCAGGGGGCCACGCTCACGGACCTGGCCGAGAAGATCAACGCCAACCCCGCGGCCCTGGTGACCGTCCTGTTCCACCTCGGTGAGATGGCCACGGCCACCCAGTCCCTCGACGAGGACACCTTCGCCCTCCTGGGCGCCGAGCTGGGCTACAACGTCCAGATCGTCTCGCCCGAGGACGAGGACCGCGAGCTCCTGGAGTCCTTCGACATCGACCTCGACCCCGATGAGGACGACGCCAACCTCGTGCCCCGGCCCCCGGTGGTCACGGTCATGGGACACGTCGACCACGGTAAGACCAAGCTGCTGGACGCCATCCGCTCCACCGACGTCGTCGCCGGTGAGGCCGGGGGCATCACCCAGTCCATCGGTGCCTACCAGGTCCGCGTCAACCTGAACGACGAGGAGCGCCCGATCACCTTCATCGACACCCCCGGTCACGAGGCCTTCACGGCCATGCGTGCCCGCGGTGCCGAGGTGACCGACATCGCCATCCTCGTCGTGGCCGCCGACGACGGTGTCATGCCCCAGACCGTTGAGGCCCTCAACCACGCCCAGGCGGCCAACGTGCAGATCGTCGTGGCGGTCAACAAGATCGACAAGGAGGGCGCCAACCCGGACAAGATCCGCGGCCAGCTCACCGAGTACGGTCTGGTCCCCGAGGAGTACGGCGGCGACACGATGTTCGTGGACATCTCCGCCAAGCAACGTCTCCACATCGACGAGCTCCTCGAGGCCGTCCTGCTGACTGCGGACGCCGCCCTGGACCTGCGGGCCAACCCGGACACCGAGGCCCGCGGCGTGACCATCGAGGCCAAGCTCGACAAGGGCCGCGGCGCGGTGAGCACCATTCTGGTCGAGCGCGGCACGCTGCGGGTCGGCGACCCGATCGTGGCCGGAAGCGCCTACGGGCGCGTGCGCGCCATGTTCAACGAGCACGGGGAGAACCTCACCGAGGCCGGCCCCGCCCGCCCGGCACTGGTTCTGGGACTGACGAACGTGCCCAGCGCCGGTGACTCCTTCATCGTCGCCCCCGACGACCGCACGGCCCGCCAGATCGCCGACAAGCGTGAGGCTGCTGAGCGCGCCGCTCTGCTGGCCAAGCGCCGCAAGCGGGTCTCCCTGGAGAACCTCACCGACGTCCTCAAGGAGGGCAAGGTCGACACCCTCAACCTCATCCTCAAGGGCGACAGCTCGGGTGCGGTCGAGGCCCTGGAGGACTCCCTGCTCAAGATCGACGTCGGCGAGGAGGTCGCCCTGCGTGTCATCCACCGCGGCGTGGGTGCCATCACGCAGAACGACGTCAACCTGGCCACGGTGGATTCCGCCGTCATCATTGGCTTCAACGTCAGGCCCGCCGAGCGAGTCTCGGAGATCGCCGACCGCGAGGGCGTCGACATGAAGTTCTACTCGGTCATTTACAACGCGATCGAGGATGTCGAGGCCGCCATGAAGGGCATGCTCAAGCCCGTCTACGAGGAGGTCGAGCTCGGCACCGCCGAGATCCGGCAGATCTTCCGCTCCTCGAAGTTCGGCTCCATCGCCGGCTCCATCGTCCGCTCGGGCATCATCAAGCGGGGGGCCAAGGCCCGCCTGGTGCGCGACGGCGTCGTCATCAACGGAGAGCTGTCCATCGAAACGCTGCGCCGAGAGAAGGACGACGTCACCGAGGTCCGCGAGGGCTACGAGTGCGGTATCAACCTGGGCTTCAAGGACCTCGCCGAGGGCGACGTCATCGAGACCTGGGAGATGCGCGAGAAGCCTCGCGACTGA
- a CDS encoding slipin family protein, producing the protein MTTTTTAIAAVTVLVLLALALSLKIITQYERGIVFRLGRLRPVYDPGLHLVVPFLERLVRVDTRVVTLTIPPQEVITEDNVPARVNAVVLFNVTDPVKAVMAVENYAIATSQIAQTTLRSVLGRVDLDTVLAHRSALNADLRDIIEKLTEPWGVEVSVVEIKDVEIPEQMQRAMARGAEAERERRAKIINARGELQASEELRQAADTLSKSPASLQLRYLQTLLELGADQNSTVVFPLPMDIIGPLLERFGPQGGLPEANEGEGGEGAGAPRHR; encoded by the coding sequence ATGACTACCACCACCACCGCCATTGCGGCCGTGACCGTCCTCGTCCTGCTCGCCTTGGCCCTCTCGCTCAAGATCATCACCCAGTACGAGCGGGGCATCGTGTTCAGGCTGGGGCGTCTGCGACCTGTCTACGATCCCGGCCTGCACCTGGTCGTCCCTTTCCTCGAGCGCCTGGTGCGGGTCGATACCCGCGTGGTCACCCTGACCATCCCGCCCCAGGAGGTCATCACGGAGGACAACGTGCCGGCGCGCGTCAACGCCGTCGTCCTGTTCAACGTCACCGACCCGGTCAAGGCCGTCATGGCGGTGGAGAACTACGCGATCGCCACCTCCCAGATCGCGCAGACCACGCTGAGGTCCGTTCTTGGACGCGTCGACCTGGACACCGTGCTCGCCCACCGCAGCGCCTTGAACGCCGATCTGCGTGACATCATTGAGAAGCTCACCGAGCCGTGGGGTGTGGAGGTCAGTGTCGTCGAGATCAAGGACGTCGAGATCCCCGAGCAGATGCAGCGGGCCATGGCCCGTGGGGCTGAGGCTGAACGTGAGCGCCGTGCCAAGATCATCAACGCCCGTGGTGAGCTCCAGGCCTCCGAGGAGCTGCGTCAGGCGGCGGACACGCTCTCGAAGTCACCGGCTTCTCTCCAGCTGCGCTACCTGCAGACCCTCCTGGAGCTCGGCGCCGACCAGAACTCCACGGTCGTCTTCCCCCTGCCGATGGACATCATCGGACCGCTCCTGGAGCGCTTCGGTCCCCAGGGCGGCCTGCCGGAGGCTAACGAGGGCGAGGGCGGCGAAGGAGCTGGCGCACCGCGTCACCGATGA
- a CDS encoding nitric-oxide reductase large subunit, with product MSSAATTEGAVSRRARLIGKGWIQGVALVMLFGFTVMGLLAYRTYTNSMPQPQKVVTESGETLFTTQDITEGQKLFQARGLMEYGSILGHGGYLGPDFTAEYLRMEATSIKNQLAAQGAADPAAATKEMMRTNRYDSSTGTLVWTDEQVKAYNEAVNHYTKMFGPDAHSHGLKPDLITDPVQVKQVTAFFGWTAWGSSAQRPGHDYSYTNNWPAESLVGNAPTGDLMIWSVLSLIVLIGGTGVMFAIYGRWSQKIGWHSEEAPALSFRQPEDVGLTKSQRVVAWYVFTIAALFLVQTLLGALAEHYRADVLSFFGFDLGRLLPFSLARTWHVQLSLFWTAIGLLAAGLFLTPFIARREPKKQHVLVWTLFIAATVVVVLSCLAEGASQHGLSWAKGPLFAQQWEYLDLPFVFQVLLTLALFVWVFIIWRAMRSRLRNEHVANMPWLFMFAALAIPAFYAVGMMARTGTHVTVAEFWRFWVVHLWVEDFLELFTTVMVAYVFVLLGVVRERIALGIIFMDIILYSAGGVIGTMHHLYFSGTPVEHMALGAFFSAAEVIPLTFLTVEAWAFMQLGANRHGKEAGPFPHRWAVMFLMAVGFWNFLGAGVFGFLVNLPIVSYYEIGTALTANHAHASMMGVYGFMALALGMFALRYLVPADKWPEKLAKTSFWSLNIGLAWMCFATLLPLGILQLRYSVSTGYFEARQLTYVTNSVNTIIEWGRMPGDLIFILGGVLPYLYIAFLGLRNWRRGRTVDTFAEDALYEEIQGGRKAWRGERAELND from the coding sequence ATGTCATCCGCTGCCACGACTGAGGGGGCGGTCTCCCGACGCGCTCGCCTCATCGGCAAGGGGTGGATCCAGGGGGTCGCCCTGGTCATGCTCTTCGGATTCACTGTCATGGGCCTGCTGGCCTACCGCACCTACACCAATTCCATGCCTCAGCCGCAGAAGGTGGTCACCGAGAGCGGTGAGACCCTCTTCACGACGCAGGACATCACCGAGGGGCAGAAGCTCTTCCAGGCCAGAGGCCTCATGGAGTACGGCTCCATCCTGGGCCACGGCGGCTATCTCGGTCCCGACTTCACCGCCGAGTACCTTCGCATGGAGGCCACGAGCATCAAGAACCAGCTCGCCGCCCAAGGGGCCGCCGACCCGGCGGCCGCCACCAAGGAGATGATGCGGACCAACCGCTACGACTCCTCCACGGGAACCCTGGTGTGGACCGATGAGCAGGTCAAGGCCTACAACGAGGCCGTCAACCACTACACCAAGATGTTTGGGCCCGACGCCCACAGCCACGGCCTCAAGCCGGATCTCATCACCGACCCCGTCCAGGTCAAACAGGTGACGGCCTTCTTCGGCTGGACCGCCTGGGGATCGTCCGCACAGCGCCCGGGCCACGACTACTCGTACACGAACAACTGGCCCGCCGAGTCCCTGGTCGGCAACGCACCCACCGGTGACCTCATGATCTGGTCGGTCCTGTCGCTGATCGTCCTCATCGGTGGAACCGGGGTCATGTTCGCCATCTACGGCCGCTGGAGTCAGAAGATCGGCTGGCACTCCGAGGAGGCCCCGGCCCTGTCCTTCCGTCAACCCGAGGACGTCGGGCTGACCAAGTCGCAGCGGGTGGTGGCTTGGTACGTCTTCACCATCGCCGCCCTCTTCCTCGTCCAGACGCTGCTGGGAGCCCTCGCCGAGCACTACCGGGCCGACGTTCTGTCCTTCTTCGGATTCGACCTGGGCCGACTTCTGCCCTTCTCCCTGGCCCGCACCTGGCACGTCCAGCTCTCCTTGTTCTGGACCGCCATCGGTCTGCTCGCGGCCGGCCTGTTCCTGACCCCGTTCATCGCCAGGCGCGAGCCCAAGAAGCAGCACGTGCTGGTGTGGACCCTGTTCATCGCGGCCACGGTCGTCGTCGTCCTGTCCTGCTTGGCGGAGGGGGCCAGCCAACACGGCCTGAGCTGGGCCAAGGGGCCGCTGTTCGCCCAGCAGTGGGAGTACCTCGATCTTCCCTTCGTCTTCCAGGTGCTGCTGACCCTGGCCCTGTTCGTCTGGGTGTTCATCATCTGGCGCGCCATGCGCTCGCGCCTGCGCAACGAGCACGTGGCCAACATGCCCTGGCTGTTCATGTTCGCGGCCCTGGCGATCCCCGCCTTCTACGCCGTGGGGATGATGGCGCGCACCGGAACCCACGTGACCGTCGCCGAGTTCTGGCGCTTCTGGGTGGTGCACCTGTGGGTCGAGGACTTCCTCGAGCTGTTCACCACCGTCATGGTCGCCTATGTCTTCGTCCTGCTGGGCGTTGTCCGCGAGAGGATCGCACTGGGCATCATCTTCATGGACATCATCCTGTACTCCGCCGGTGGCGTCATCGGCACCATGCACCACCTCTACTTCTCCGGCACGCCGGTGGAGCACATGGCCCTGGGTGCCTTCTTCTCAGCCGCCGAGGTGATCCCCCTGACCTTCCTGACGGTGGAGGCCTGGGCCTTCATGCAGCTGGGAGCCAACCGCCACGGCAAGGAGGCCGGTCCCTTCCCGCACCGCTGGGCCGTCATGTTCCTCATGGCCGTCGGCTTCTGGAACTTCCTGGGGGCCGGTGTCTTCGGCTTCCTGGTCAACCTGCCCATCGTGTCCTACTACGAGATCGGGACCGCGCTGACGGCCAACCACGCCCACGCCTCCATGATGGGCGTGTACGGCTTCATGGCGCTGGCGCTGGGGATGTTCGCCCTGCGCTACCTGGTGCCGGCCGACAAGTGGCCCGAGAAGCTCGCCAAGACCTCCTTCTGGAGCCTCAACATCGGTCTGGCCTGGATGTGCTTCGCCACCCTGCTGCCGCTGGGCATCCTCCAGCTGCGCTACTCGGTGAGCACGGGCTACTTCGAGGCCCGCCAGCTCACCTACGTCACCAACTCGGTCAACACGATCATCGAGTGGGGGCGGATGCCCGGAGACCTCATCTTCATCCTCGGCGGAGTCCTGCCCTACCTCTACATCGCCTTCCTGGGACTGAGGAACTGGCGTCGAGGGCGGACGGTGGACACCTTCGCCGAGGACGCCCTCTACGAGGAGATCCAGGGTGGGCGCAAGGCCTGGCGCGGTGAGCGCGCGGAGCTGAACGACTGA
- a CDS encoding molybdopterin-dependent oxidoreductase: protein MSLLPLAAQTVNDVAQQCVDTETFPLWLRVTHFINFLLMGVLIRSGIEIIASHPRFYFKDQCEPGSEWLRFTRDKVPLEEGAFTARDDQRDLSPLLSLPGRAKIGLGRAWHGVATSFWLLNGIIYVALLVGTGAWHRLVPTTWRILPDAWDSLLTYAHLRTPSLCDFTPYDSLQQLGYFFIVFIAAPLMIITGPVMSPAVVGRFPWYAKMFGGRQAARSLHLIGMFAYLGFAVVHVGLVFIVHAPHNLTHIVFGYYDPNRVGQAYVTVIATIIVVVALWIAMSYWTLTDTRRSQRILWDATRGIRRVTVDRFSSQQAVKRPWTEKDISRFHWVNTRTPSREESPEYQELAANDFADFRLEVGGMVSAPASFSLAELKAISSQSQITMHTCMQGWTGIAKWTGIRVRDLLAQVGQIDPEAGWVMFESFGMAQNMHDGRPVEPYYTCLPLDMALEDDTILAWGRNDEPLSGMFGAPLRLRCETSHGYKMIKWVRSVTLIRHYSEVGDGMGGTREDSGYQDVNARI, encoded by the coding sequence ATGTCCCTCCTGCCCCTAGCCGCACAGACCGTCAACGACGTCGCCCAACAGTGTGTCGACACTGAGACCTTCCCACTGTGGTTGCGCGTCACCCACTTCATCAACTTCCTCCTCATGGGCGTCCTCATCCGCTCCGGTATCGAGATCATCGCCTCTCATCCCCGCTTCTACTTCAAGGACCAGTGCGAGCCCGGCTCCGAGTGGCTCCGGTTCACCAGGGACAAGGTGCCCCTCGAGGAGGGGGCCTTCACCGCCCGGGATGATCAGCGCGACCTCTCCCCCCTGCTGTCCCTGCCCGGCCGAGCCAAGATCGGGCTGGGGCGCGCCTGGCATGGGGTGGCCACCAGCTTCTGGCTGCTCAACGGCATCATCTACGTCGCCCTCCTCGTGGGCACCGGAGCGTGGCACCGCCTGGTTCCCACCACGTGGCGAATCCTGCCCGACGCCTGGGACTCCCTGCTGACCTACGCACACCTGCGCACTCCATCCTTGTGCGATTTCACCCCCTACGACAGCCTCCAGCAGCTGGGGTACTTCTTCATCGTCTTCATCGCCGCTCCGCTGATGATCATCACGGGGCCGGTCATGTCTCCCGCCGTCGTGGGCCGCTTCCCCTGGTACGCCAAGATGTTCGGTGGCCGCCAGGCCGCCCGCTCCCTGCATCTGATCGGCATGTTCGCCTACCTGGGCTTCGCCGTCGTTCACGTGGGCCTGGTGTTCATCGTGCACGCTCCTCACAACCTCACCCACATCGTCTTCGGCTACTACGACCCCAACCGGGTGGGTCAGGCCTACGTCACCGTGATCGCGACGATCATCGTCGTGGTGGCGCTGTGGATCGCCATGTCCTACTGGACGCTGACGGACACCCGCCGCAGCCAGCGGATCCTATGGGACGCCACGCGGGGGATCCGCCGCGTCACGGTGGACCGCTTCAGCTCGCAGCAGGCCGTCAAGAGGCCGTGGACGGAGAAGGACATCTCCAGGTTCCACTGGGTCAACACCCGTACCCCCTCACGGGAGGAGTCCCCGGAGTACCAGGAGCTGGCGGCGAATGACTTCGCCGACTTCCGCCTCGAGGTGGGTGGCATGGTCTCGGCTCCGGCGTCCTTCTCCCTGGCGGAGCTCAAGGCGATCTCCAGCCAGTCCCAGATCACCATGCACACCTGCATGCAGGGTTGGACGGGGATCGCCAAGTGGACGGGGATCCGCGTGCGGGATCTGCTCGCGCAGGTCGGTCAGATCGATCCTGAGGCCGGATGGGTGATGTTCGAGTCCTTCGGCATGGCCCAGAACATGCACGATGGGCGTCCGGTCGAGCCGTACTACACGTGCCTGCCTCTGGACATGGCCCTCGAGGATGACACGATCCTGGCCTGGGGCCGCAATGACGAGCCGCTGTCGGGCATGTTCGGTGCTCCGCTGCGCCTGCGCTGCGAGACGAGCCACGGGTACAAGATGATCAAGTGGGTCCGGTCGGTGACGTTGATCCGTCACTACAGCGAGGTCGGTGACGGCATGGGCGGCACCCGCGAAGACTCCGGTTACCAGGACGTCAACGCGCGCATCTGA
- the rbfA gene encoding 30S ribosome-binding factor RbfA, with protein sequence MADAARARKVADRIHETVARLLQGRIKDPRLGFVTVTDVRVTGDLQQATVFYTVYGSDEEREETAKALRSAKGLIRSEVGKALGIRLTPSLSFQLDALPTTAKTLEDALAQARVRDAQIAKAAEGATYAGDADPYRHDEEDEEAVGGDPQAEEGEQEPATDTEDL encoded by the coding sequence ATGGCCGACGCCGCCCGCGCCCGCAAGGTCGCCGACCGTATTCATGAGACTGTCGCCCGCCTCCTTCAAGGGCGCATCAAGGACCCGCGCCTGGGCTTCGTCACCGTCACCGACGTCCGTGTCACCGGCGACCTCCAGCAGGCCACCGTCTTCTACACCGTCTACGGCAGCGATGAGGAGCGGGAGGAGACGGCCAAGGCGCTGCGCTCAGCCAAGGGACTCATCCGCTCCGAGGTCGGCAAGGCCCTCGGCATCCGCCTGACCCCCTCACTGTCCTTCCAGCTCGACGCCCTCCCCACCACCGCCAAGACCCTCGAGGACGCCCTGGCCCAGGCCCGGGTGCGCGACGCCCAGATCGCCAAGGCCGCCGAGGGGGCCACCTACGCCGGTGACGCCGACCCCTACCGCCACGATGAGGAGGATGAGGAGGCTGTGGGCGGTGACCCCCAGGCCGAGGAGGGCGAGCAGGAGCCCGCAACGGACACCGAGGACCTGTGA
- a CDS encoding YlxR family protein, with the protein MVTIPHVPERTCIGCRQKAPRTQLLRLVLTPSGELDVDARAVRPGRGAWIHPDPVCLDLTERRRAASRALRTSGPLDVARVRGFLERRLVNDGEVPASRPGERTTDSEGG; encoded by the coding sequence GTGGTCACCATCCCCCACGTGCCCGAGCGCACCTGCATCGGCTGTCGACAAAAGGCCCCGCGGACGCAGCTGCTGCGTCTCGTCCTGACGCCGAGCGGTGAGCTCGACGTCGATGCCCGGGCCGTCAGACCCGGGCGCGGCGCCTGGATCCACCCGGATCCGGTGTGCCTCGACCTCACTGAGCGACGACGCGCCGCTTCACGTGCTCTGCGCACCAGTGGACCACTGGATGTGGCCCGGGTGCGCGGGTTCCTGGAGCGGAGGCTGGTCAACGACGGCGAGGTCCCCGCCTCCCGACCGGGTGAGCGGACCACCGATAGCGAAGGCGGGTAG
- the rarD gene encoding EamA family transporter RarD, with the protein MSSSPSGSSLDPSTTPTSPSGARGSASTSGTLDGTGMALVVGCYCLWGFFPLYFHLLSAAGSVEIIGHRILWTLVTCLTLITLRRRWAQLVHVVRSPRLLGMLAVCGLLVSVNWLVYVYGVNSARTADAALGYFINPLVTVALAALVLHERLRPAHRVSIALASAAVALLVALQGALPWISLVLAFSFALYGLVKKQLGPDVDALTGLTVESALVTPIALAYLGHLAWQGQSAWQAPDQGWPIMALLVVAGPVTAVPLLLFAAGTRRVPLSVVGMGQYIAPTIQFLLAWGAFHERIPPARWAAMILVWAAVAVFIGDAVRQLLRRPRPR; encoded by the coding sequence ATGAGCTCCTCCCCCAGTGGTTCCTCCTTGGACCCCTCCACGACGCCGACCTCACCGTCAGGCGCCCGAGGGTCGGCGTCGACCTCAGGGACGCTCGATGGCACTGGGATGGCGCTGGTCGTCGGCTGCTACTGCCTGTGGGGCTTCTTCCCCCTCTACTTCCACCTCCTCTCGGCCGCCGGCAGTGTGGAGATCATCGGTCACCGGATCCTCTGGACGCTGGTGACCTGCCTGACGCTCATCACTCTGCGGCGCCGCTGGGCACAGCTGGTCCACGTGGTGCGCTCACCGCGCCTGCTGGGGATGCTGGCCGTCTGCGGGCTGCTGGTCTCAGTCAACTGGCTCGTCTACGTCTACGGCGTCAACAGCGCGCGCACGGCCGACGCCGCCCTGGGCTACTTCATCAACCCGCTGGTGACGGTGGCCCTGGCTGCACTGGTGCTGCATGAGCGGTTGCGCCCCGCACACCGGGTCTCGATCGCGCTGGCGAGCGCCGCCGTGGCCCTCCTGGTGGCGCTCCAGGGCGCGCTGCCGTGGATCTCCCTGGTGCTGGCTTTCTCCTTCGCCTTGTACGGGCTGGTCAAGAAGCAGCTCGGACCCGACGTGGACGCTCTGACCGGGCTGACGGTGGAAAGCGCCCTCGTGACTCCCATCGCACTCGCCTACCTGGGCCACCTGGCCTGGCAGGGGCAGTCGGCCTGGCAGGCCCCCGATCAGGGCTGGCCGATCATGGCGCTGCTCGTGGTGGCCGGTCCGGTCACAGCCGTGCCCCTGCTGCTCTTCGCCGCCGGCACCAGGCGCGTGCCGTTGTCCGTAGTCGGGATGGGACAGTACATCGCCCCAACCATCCAGTTCCTGCTGGCCTGGGGCGCCTTCCACGAGCGGATCCCGCCGGCCCGATGGGCGGCCATGATCCTGGTGTGGGCGGCGGTCGCGGTCTTCATCGGTGACGCGGTGCGCCAGCTCCTTCGCCGCCCTCGCCCTCGTTAG